CGTCACCGGCGTCGTCGTGGCTGTTTGCGCGGGGTCGGTCACCGTGCGGGATGCCGGGAACCTCTGCAACATCGGGACGCTGCTGGCCTTTGTGATTGTTTCTGTGGGGGTGCTGGTGCTGCGCGTGCGCGAACCGGATTTGCCGAGGAAGTTCAAGACGCCGGCGATCTGGTTTGTGGCGCCGATGGGGGCGATTTCGTCGCTGGCGCTGATGTTGAGCCTGCCGTTGACCACCTGGATACGGCTGGCGATCTGGTTCGCGATTGGTCTGGTCATCTACTTTGTGTACGGCGCCAAGAGGAGCAAGCTGGCCCAAGCCGAACCTTCCACTGGAGCTTCCTGAGCTTCGTCCGAGTAACCCTCAGTTAAGGTAGTTAAGGCGGGGCGAGGCTCGTGCCGAGCCAATGCCATCGAAGAAAAGCTCCGCGGGAGCGTCGCTCCACCGTCGTGAACTGAGGGGTTACTCGTCCGACACTCATAGCATTTGACGGCCCTGGCCCGCTTACCTACCGTTCGGTAGCTTTGTGAAGACGAACCCCGTCACTCGAGACCAGGTTTTGCGCGCCGCCCTGGCGAAGTTCGCCGAGTGCGGCTACGCCGGGACGTCGGTGCAGGACATTGTCGATGCCGCGGCCGTGACCAAGGCAACGCTGTATTACTATTTCCCGAACAAGGCCGGGCTGTACCAGGCGCTGCTCGATTATGCGCACGACGAGCGGTTCCGATTGATGCGGGAGGCGGCCGCCCGCTGCGCATCCCTGCCGAACAAACTGGTCGAGGTGATCACGGCGCTCTTTGAGTTTCTGAAGGAACACCGCGAACTGATCCGGCTCGCGTTCTCCACGGCGTTCGCGGCGCCCGGAGAAATCCCGGCGGAAATCCGGTATCTGGACAAATGCGTTCGCAATTTCGAGTTCATCCAATCGCTGATCAAGCAAGGTCTGGCCGAGGGCGTCGTGAACCGGCGATTCACGAGCAAAGAACTTACCATGTCGATTTACGGCCTGATCAATATGTACGTCATGGGCCAATTCTTCCGACCGGACCACGCCTTGACCCGTCGGACCGCTGAACAGATCGTCAAACTGTTTCTCGAAGGCGCCGGAGGCAAACGTGAAGTCAGGAAGTGGGCCTGGGGAAATCGCGCGCCAAGGAAAATCTGAGTCATGACACAGCAAACCGTTACAGCGTTACAGCGCTACTGCGTCAAATCGGTTCCAAGAAACCCCTCTCTCCAACTCGCTCCCCCCTCGTTCCTCGCGGGGAGAGAGGGAAGTCAATCGGAGCCGCTGACCGCCACTTTAAGTCGCACCTCGACCGACGCTTCTCCAGCGAAGCTCAGCAAACGCCTTCCCGCGCTGCTGCTCGTGGGATTGCTGGTGAGTTCGCTTCTTCAGACCGGCTGCAAGCCAAAGGCGGCGGGCAGTCAGACACAGG
This Verrucomicrobiota bacterium DNA region includes the following protein-coding sequences:
- a CDS encoding TetR/AcrR family transcriptional regulator — encoded protein: MKTNPVTRDQVLRAALAKFAECGYAGTSVQDIVDAAAVTKATLYYYFPNKAGLYQALLDYAHDERFRLMREAAARCASLPNKLVEVITALFEFLKEHRELIRLAFSTAFAAPGEIPAEIRYLDKCVRNFEFIQSLIKQGLAEGVVNRRFTSKELTMSIYGLINMYVMGQFFRPDHALTRRTAEQIVKLFLEGAGGKREVRKWAWGNRAPRKI